The DNA sequence agtgtattattgcatatttcatgtcctgaggctgtataattcaagtttagcctctggtaatcgattaccaaggctgtgtaatcgattaccagagatggaaagTCTTAAATACCCCTTTTTCTTGCATGTATTGGTTATGAGACAAATTGTGTGTAgcgcagttagattcttgtgaaagagtctacccctttctcttctttcttgtagatcgtgatggcggcgcagctaatccgtgatcgagtagagatggagtgcctagagggagcttgggagaccctcgaaggcaacacgaggtgccgatttcggggcaccattcgattcacggctacttctttggtgcatccagatgaacctgcacagacgcttcagcgcactgtggagtggacaactccttggattagttttgtatatttttgagggtgggcgtatctaggactgactgttaggtttactcttttgttttgtatgggtagacctgatgtataggaatttgataattgtatacatgtggctgaagccaccactatggacacctttgctctggatgacactatatattttgtaaaaactcccatattttggacagctttaaaacgatgaatgcatttataatcgatcttgttatttgaaaagaaagcattagcaaatttatttgtaaaagagtttatcgactgtattttatccttttattttcacgtgacgacctaaagtaatggctggtatattcttccttttgaaacaacaaaataatttagagaattatgaacggtaagaaagaaatgactccgaatagagttgtgaactggccattcaggactttatagtgaggattttccttctaaacctagttatggtgaaaagagaaagaaatgaaaaagaaaaagaagaaaaaaaaaattaccatggtttttgttatttaaattattactattaaaccagtcattaatttagggacgccacaggctacaacatagaacacaagaacacgattgattagagaaatatatttctatgcatcagcttgtttgttagaaatacccaacatatctacctactgttgtcatttaatttaccttgcatttgatagtttttagcatacaagtttagtttaaattctatttgaatttatcacttatacatgttctctcaacaatgctttgattctgaacttaattaaggttaacattagttccctgtgttcgatactcggattcatccgttttaattttaaatacttgacgacccgaTACGCTTTCCAGTGAGAAAACTCCCCATTGAAAATTTCCTTGAGACATAAAtgcacaaaaagtaactgcagtgGGGAGTGATCACACTTGAAAAGTTCAGATTTTATTTGGTAGGCTCAAGAGTTATCATCTACACTGATCATGCAGCTATTAAATACTTGCTCAACAAGGCTGATTCCAAACCAAGATTAATAAGATGGATTTTGTTGTTGCAAGAATTTGATTTGGTGATTCGTGATAAAAAGGGATCAGAGAATGTTGTAGCTGGTCATCTATCAAGATTGGTGAATGAGGAAGTTATAGCAAAAGAAGCTGAAGTGAGAGATCAATTCCCTGATGAATCATTACTTTTAATAAGTGAAAGACCCTGGTTTGCTGATATGGCCAACTTTAAAGCTGCAGGAATCATCCCAAAGGATTTAAATTGGCAGCAGAGAAAGAAATTTCTACATGATGCTCGATTTTATATCTGAGATGATCAACATCTGTTTAAAATAGGAGTTGATAATCTCCTAAGAAGATGTGTGACACAAGAAGAGGCCAAGAGTGTTTTATGGCATTGCCACAACTCTCCATGTGGTGGCCATTATGGAGGAAATAAGACAGCGACTAAGGTTTTGCAATCTGGATTCTTTTGGCCCACACTTTTTAAAGATGCTCATCACCATGTGCTGCACTGTGATCAATGTCAAAGGACAGGTGGTATATCTAGAAGAAATGAAATGCCCTTACAAAACATTTTGGAGGTTGAGGTGTTTGATTTCTGGGGGATTGATTTTGTAGGTCCCTTCCCTTCATCCTGTGGTAATGAATATATTCTAGTGGTTGTTGACTATGTCTCCAAATGGGTTAAAGCAATGGCTACCCCCCATAATGATGTCAAGACTATGGTGAAGTTTATGAAGAAGAACATTTTCTCAAGATTTTGGGTGCCTAGAATTCTGATTAGCGATGGACGTACACACTTCTGCAATAATCAATTACAGAAGGTTTTGAAACAATATAATGTGACACACAAAGTAACATCACCTTATCATCCCCAAACAAATGGGCAAGCAGAAGTGTCAAACAGGgaattgaaaaagattttgGAGAAGACTGTCGCTTCCACTAGAAAAGATTGGTCTATTAAATTAGATGATGCTTTATGGGCATAAAGAACAGTATTCAAGACTCCGATAGGCTTATCTCCATTTCAAATGGTGTATGGCAAGTCTTGTAATCTACCAGTGGAAATGGAATATAAAGCATATTGGGCATTGaaatttttgaactttgatgaaaCCGCATCCAGAGAACAAAGGAGGCTACAACTCTTGGAATTGGAAGAAATGAGATTAAATGCTTACGAATCCTCAAagttgtataaagaaaaagttaaaaagcATCATGACAAAAAGTTACTCAAGAAAGACTTCAAACCAGGGCAGCAAGTGTTACTGTTCAACTCAAGACATAAATTGTTCCCAGGGAAGCTTAAATCTAAATGGTCTGGACCATTTACCATCAAGAAAGTCCGACCATATGGAGCAGTGGAGCTTTGTGATCCTCAATCTAAAGATCCTGACAGGACATGGGTGGTGAACGGACAAAAGTTGAAACAATACCATGGTGGAGCAATAGAAAGATTGAACATTGTTCTATGCTTGGATCCAGGATAATAGGATGATGCATCAAGCTAGTGATGTTAAAGAAGCgattactgggaggcaacccagcttttctttcccttctctatcttcatttttatttcttgcatgtagttaggacatcttgtttgtgattgtgatttatttcatcttgtttagtaatgaacaaaaagggtttttaaattatgtgtgaagagataagcagaaaatgacttagaaaaattttcagATTGCTTATCCACTAAGTGCAAActttgcgctaagcgccatctcttcacgcgctaagccaaGCTTGCTCGCACTAAGTGCAAAGACCCCTGATTGATTGGCTGAATGGTTCAGCTAAGTGCACATCACTGTgctaagcccaacatcttcactGTAAGTTGCGCCTTAAGCAATGGGCTTAGCGTGGATGATGCACTAAGCGCCACTTCCACTCTATGAAAATTTTTTATAGCTGCACTAAGCGCGCCATCCTGTGCTAAGCCCCAGATTCATTCTGTAAGTTGAGCTTTCAAGCTAGGCTTAGCGGGGAAAGGATGCGCTAAGAGCCAACATTGTTCTATTTTGAAATCATTGGAAGTGCGCTTAGCACATGTAGTGGCGCTAAGCCTGAATCACTCTCTATAAGTTGAAGCCTGGTTGCACGCTAAGCCTAACTTCGTAGGATAAGCACATTTTGCAGGACCAATCAGAGCTACTATCATCGCTAAGCGCTCTTTGCTACTCTAAGCCCAGGTATGCCTCTGGAACTTGAATTGTTAGCTATGCTTAGCGCGAAGAGCTAGGCTAAGcgcttgatttaaaaaaaaaaaaaacccaaacgTTAGGAGGTCACGCTAAGCACACAGCTGCACTAAGCGCTTCTATCGTGATTTCTAAAAAATAGAGGCACTGCCTTAGGCAGTTACTGAGTTttctttctaaaacttttgtGCCTCTGCCTTTCCTTTGCTTCATTGTCATTGCGCTCAAGTGCTAGTGCATTGCATTCCTTGCTTCCTCATACTTTGCACACATCCAAGTAAGTTCATTGACtacctttttcattttatttcatgcttcaaaccttaggatagttGATTTATGGTTTTCATGATTAGTATTGTTGTTAGGTTAAGTTACTTAGACTTAGGGTTAGGTATTTTAGGACTTTAGGTAGtttagaagcccattaggggcaatgtgACTGAAAGGGGTGAAAACCCCTGTGTGTATTTCTGGGAATTGCGATGAACGCACTAAGCGCGCCTGCTATGCTTAGCCTGTTCATcgcaacttttaaatttttttaggatttCTGATGATCGTGCTAAGTGGACCATGTCGCGCTAAGCACGTTCATCATGGTTGTTGAACCAAAATGATGCAGACGCTAAGCGCGCCTGTGCGCTAAGCGTCAATAGTATACTGAGATACTCAGAGTAGTTCAGGCGCTAAGCCCAGCTTACTGAGCTAAGCGCCActtaggttttgtttctttacctttGGAATAAGGCTAAGTGCGCCTTGCTGCGCTAAGCCTAATCTGCAGATAAAAAGATTTTCTGAGTCTTTAGGCTAAGCGTGAGTTTGttgcgcttagcccatgagtaaTTTTGTGAAGGGGCTAAGCGCCAGATTGCTACACTAAGCGCCCAgctctaatttcaattttatttttctatttttgtgaaaataacctgtactaatctcttgtgtttgtcttatattttgcagATGGCATCTAACAAGAGGAAAGCACCCTCTACACCTACCCAAGCCAGATTTGATAGATCCAGGTTCACATCCCAAGAGGCTTGGGAGAGATACACTGACGTTGTGGTACCTAGAAAGATCTTGCCTGAAAGGAATGTCATTCTTCATCACACTGAGTTTGATGAATTCACTGAAGAACTTGAGTGTAGAAACTGGCACAAGGAGTTGACAAACTTCATGGACAGCAGTAGAGCCATCTCCATTGTgaaggagttttatgccaaCCTCTATGACCCCGATGATAAGCCACCTAAACAGGTGAATGTGAGAGGTTGTTTGGTGAAATTTGATGCAAACACCTTGAACTCATTCCTGAAGACCCCAGAAATACTTGAGGAGGGGAAGAACTTTCCCGTATACTCCAGGTTTTGTTGCTCAAAGCCAGAACCACAGGAATCGGCAGCTCGATTATGCATCCCTGGAAGGGAATTCGAGTTAAATGCTGATGGACTACCACTAAAGATCTTACGGAAGAATCTGACTACGCTCGCTCAGACATGgagctttctttctttctctaacCTGGTCCCTACGTCTCACACATCTGTTAGATAGGGCCAAGTTGATATTTGGAATCATTCAGAAGATGGATATGAACCTGGGCTATATTATTTCAGCTCAAATTTCTACGATTTCCCAGCATGACTCTTCTAGGCTTGGGTTTCCAGCCTTAATAACTGCTCTTTGAAAAGCCAGGGGAGTCATTTCTGATTCTTTGACATTGGAGAGCCTCGGTCCAGCTATTAATGTGGCTTATGTgaagaagaactgttggaacccATATGACCTCTCAATTACTTTTAGAGGGCCACGCAAGGCCAAGGGGAAAAGGTTTGAGGCTCCCCCATCTTCTAAGGTTCCCCCTTCCTCAGCTCCAGCACCTATTCCATCTATTCCATCTGCatccacatttgtttttccagCTCCTTTATCTGCAGGATAAtcagattttttatttactccGCAGATGTTTCACTCCATGATGTAGAGTTTACACTGAGGGCAGTCCATCATCATGAAGAGCCTTCAGGGCTTGGGCTTGCCCTCCATTATGAGCATGGAGGAGTTTGAGGCTtaggtggcctggccaggacACCAGTCCTCTTCTTCTGGAAAGGGTGGAGCCTCTGCAGCCCAGGAGCCTGATACCTAAGactgaactaactttccaaatagaaagaagttccccaGCAACGGCGCCAAACACTTGTTCGAactcggcaagtgcaccggatcgcgcaagtagtataaaatggtaaaaaccaagtatcgaactctcggggaacttgggttacttggtaaagctatattcagtgaagtggtgtctagtatgaaaaaaGATGTGTCAACTAtgcacaggtatgtaaactaactattaaaaggaaaatcacgtgagtaatgatatGTAAAGACATGTAAATCAcgtggtcttcctattaggtgcctaatgttaaaaggatattctctacttaacaatactcatgtgttctatggtgtctcctgaaatgctaaaccccgatttctcatgatagtctagcctaatcctgatcaagcatcatcctcagattcctcttattggactaaactcgactagaaccgcattaagacaaacatacaaacaactaggttaacgtaccccgatccctcgtgataatacgataaactagccctgtcctatcaagttctaagaatcagaccagttttcactgttgaatgatcctaacaaagcatgcatctacatgatcaaggaaaAATCACACTGAAATGAcatactgatagcacagagaacacataaaacatcattaaatagatatacaagtatttacatcaagtacctacaaggaagaaccaacaaaggatttagctctccatatctgggaagcttccttcacaacaaagagaagagaaaatgatggattgaagaaatacaagtagtggggatgtctcctccacctctagaacgtCACAATCATTCAtagactcatctcatgctctcaggatggcttcctcttctCACTCAGTTCTCTGTCAGTCTTCTCAcagcaaaagctctcaaaactctctggaacttggacctttctctctctagaaatctctaaacatgcaaaagcttcgagaattgcccaaactccctctccatttctgatttcaggcttaaataggtggccttgttggtgcttgcatgcttagcgcaactctggctcgcttagcgcacattagtgaatttcagcttagCGCTCATCTTttcgctcagcggatggactcaagcggtgcgcttagcaggATTAGCCCTCGCTTTGTGAACAtgcacagctcatccttcttccagattcttcctcgcactCAACCAAAGGAGTGTTGcactcagcggatggctcgctaagccagaagattggcttagcgagcatatgaaaatcagcacttcacaaacttgcctaattaacctaaaattaagaggaaatgattattaaacacacaaaatgggagtactaagtatttatcaCCTATctataacaaaaagtaattacaacactacaaaataaccataaattggaggagtttgatacaatttacacaggttttatacacaaaggttagtcgtattcatcaacTAACACTTGGAGCCTATTCAATTGTATCTTCCGCTACCTtattttaggttgtaggagagcatcatccacagaagctgggttcaaagaaaatttgtcccaaatttgggggaggcactgGGTAAGGATTGAAACGGTCAAAGAAAATAGTATACGCACACTGTTTATGTATATAACATTTTCTGTGttcaaaaaaattgtaagtacaaataaagttaataagtgtgtatgcaGTAATTCAATGAATGAAAGCTAAGTGCCTAAATAAAGGGTGAGTATGGGgtaggaatgaatgaaaaagtgaggttattctatggatgaatgctctcctagaacctaagcttttgaatcctagaaaaaccatgaattgttggcagcctaaccccattacaagcctaaATAAAGGGTGAGTATGGGGtaggaatgaatgaaaatgTGAAGGTTATTCATTGttgtatgatatgagatgaaatgcaaaggttggaacttgtgttggttatttatgatggaataagcctagacacttgagctTAAGTGAAACAATGATtgtgaggttttggttgatgatccttccttgatttttgtcatgcttactagcttatttcagctgTGACTCTAATGCTTATGCTCCTATCCTTGAAAAGTTGCATGCTTGTGAGAAGTAATTGATTtaagcattccatgatatttagttcatatggttgaattCCTTTATGAATCAGacaccattttcttttgattgacCATTgtctttgtcacttgaggacaagcaaaactataaatttgggggagtttgatagtcgtcttatatgactaacttttgtattgaaatcattttccaaaacttgtatagttccccaatttatggttattttggagtaattttgtcaataaatttttttttatggataaagttgtctctagaatatgtccattggatttaagagtgaataggcaatttagtccctgagattgtaaccactttgcatattagtccctgacttaaattttaattcataatagtcCCTAACTTTACCTCCGTTATGCAAATAAGTCCCTGCTGTTAAAATCTAATTTCCTCCGTTAGTGAAATGTCTATTTGGCAAATGTAAGCATCCAATGTGGCAGGTTTGAGTCCAAGTCAGCAATATTATGTGGCAAGGCAAGgactgaattgaaaaattaggtttaaaagaaatcaaaaatGAAGTAAACCCATTTTCCCTTTCACTGTTGCTCTTCCCTCCCCTGCATTCTCGTGATTGAGGGTTCGCGCTTTTTGTCAGGTTGGTGGTTTCATTCAATTCGTTTGCATTGTTTTGGTGGTTTGATTTGGGGTTTTACATGTTCGAGGGGTTTCATTTGCGGCATTGTCTTCGCGCTTCGTAGGGAGGTTTATGATCGTTTATTAATTTCGTTTATGATGCTCTGTTTTTATAGATGACaatgtttttggtttttgattGTGTCTTCGTGGTTTTTGACAATGTCAATGTCTTCGCGCTTTTTGAGGtaggtttttttatttcctaatatcTGACCATGTTTGCGGTTTCTGATTGTGTAGAATGAATGATAATATAACTTTAGTATTGCACCATGGAGGAAGATTCACTCCACGTGCCAGTGATGGAAAGGTTGAATATATAGGCGGAGAATTT is a window from the Glycine max cultivar Williams 82 chromosome 2, Glycine_max_v4.0, whole genome shotgun sequence genome containing:
- the LOC102670128 gene encoding uncharacterized protein, translated to MEYKAYWALKFLNFDETASREQRRLQLLELEEMRLNAYESSKLYKEKVKKHHDKKLLKKDFKPGQQVLLFNSRHKLFPGKLKSKWSGPFTIKKVRPYGAVELCDPQSKDPDRTWVVNGQKLKQYHGGAIERLNIVLCLDPG